One Siniperca chuatsi isolate FFG_IHB_CAS linkage group LG8, ASM2008510v1, whole genome shotgun sequence DNA segment encodes these proteins:
- the sncb gene encoding beta-synuclein, whose product MDVFMKGLSKAKEGMAVAAEKTKEGVAVAAEKTKEGVMFVGNKAKDSVGTVAERTTGAMGNIVAATGLGKKDEFPTDMNPEEYGQEAMEGQGEAMLEPEGETYDETQQESQDYEPEA is encoded by the exons ATGGATGTGTTTATGAAGGGTTTGTCTAAAGCGAAAGAGGGGATGGCTGTGGCCGCAGAGAAGACCAAGGAAGGAGTTGCGGTTGCGGCTGAAAAGACTAAAGAAGGAGTTATGTTTGTAG GTAACAAGGCCAAAGACAGCGTGGGCACAG tggCTGAGAGGACCACTGGAGCCATGGGGAACATCGTTGCTGCCACCGGCCTGGGGAAAAAGGACGAGTTCCCTACTGACATGAAT cctgAGGAGTATGGGCAAGAGGCCATGGAGGGCCAGGGAGAGGCAATGCTGGAGCCAGAAGGGGAGACATATGATGAGACCCAGCAG GAGAGCCAGGACTATGAGCCAGAAGCATAA
- the LOC122880833 gene encoding uncharacterized protein LOC122880833 gives MGSLKDEMRGLREDHKPCEKTDDGECPSGSDGSAKPEGPQINTSQESTTHGDYQPTLLVNASHVEERDKNPISKDQVLSGGVCDNADQSDSIGVKDSEQTDPIPLTQQPEADKTTTATHNDTTISNKFLSDGDGDGEIQGATSEDKNMGHDREKEAEIENILAPVPSTPAPSDPRSPAPFGQHHMHTQVSLEVVQCRSAATSPMTPPDGAHSFVFPSSFGRYGAVGADTKDAELQVGQQVEFCSVATSPMTPKTPSTTAFPELSGREMVKKSVGQRESGQQESFPAAKSPAEAESEITGALKFTTSKELSKGFSSNASPESSASCPVAGLRDSQVTLEDSNQQCKQHRMGSMDQDITILVTHHGNDGEEEEEQAETSFYPIEPEMVKIDEYEELRENNSDVKWEDGKENISTETVAPDHVQDTANTNPPQNKAEESSVSACDEAKTDGACEKSEVQENKGACEELRDLPVTKPPVPESPAPFGCHSIRTQVSLEVVQCQSAATSPMTPPEGDHAFYFPSSFGRCGAVGAETKDAELQVGQQVEFRSVATAPMTPRTPTTTSFPEIKKEASIEEKIVEEEEDKKEQVVEEKEEVVQEEEKVIEENKVEAAEEEAINCKEKVEEPVQEVSWDEKGMTWEVYGAVVEVTVLGSAIQKHLEKQVKKKQPSMPPPPPLNPSAMPLSSESTQGGSVKGRTGKRGERDGEVSRRRRNPFRLLMENMQQPHCCSKAHTAE, from the coding sequence ATGGGAAGTCTTAAGGACGAGATGAGAGGTCTCAGAGAGGACCACAAGCCCTGCGAGAAGACAGATGATGGAGAGTGTCCAAGCGGCTCAGATGGCAGCGCCAAGCCTGAGGGACCTCAGATAAACACAAGTCAAGAGTCAACAACTCATGGGGATTATCAGCCAACACTTCTCGTGAATGCCAGCCATGTcgaagagagagacaagaatCCAATATCCAAAGATCAAGTGCTTTCAGGAGGGGTTTGTGACAACGCTGACCAATCAGACTCTATAGGAGTTAAAGACTCTGAACAGACTGACCCCATTCCTCTCACACAACAGCCTGAAGctgataaaacaacaacagctacACATAACGACACCACAATCTCTAATAAGTTCCTGAgtgatggagatggagatggtGAAATTCAGGGGGCAACGTCTGAGGATAAAAACATGGGtcatgacagagaaaaagaggcagaaatTGAGAATATCCTGGCGCCTGTGCCATCAACTCCAGCCCCCTCTGACCCACGTTCCCCAGCTCCTTTTGGCCAgcatcacatgcacacacaggtgagCCTGGAGGTGGTCCAGTGTCGCTCTGCAGCCACCAGCCCCATGACGCCTCCCGACGGCGCCCATTCCTTCGTCTTCCCCAGCTCTTTCGGGAGATACGGAGCTGTGGGTGCTGACACCAAAGATGCTGAGCTGCAGGTGGGTCAGCAGGTGGAGTTCTGCTCTGTTGCCACGTCCCCCATGACCCCAAAGACGCCATCGACCACGGCTTTCCCAGAGCTTAGTGGAAGAGAGATGGTGAAAAAGAGCGtggggcagagagagagtggcCAACAAGAGAGTTTCCCTGCAGCAAAAAGTCCAGCAGAGGCTGAGTCAGAGATAACTGGAGCTTTGAAATTTACCACATCAAAGGAGCTAAGTAAAGGCTTCAGCTCCAATGCATCTCCAGAGAGCTCTGCCAGCTGCCCTGTTGCTGGGTTAAGGGATTCACAAGTAACTCTGGAGGACAGTAATCAGCAGTGTAAGCAGCACAGGATGGGAAGTATGGATCAAGACATTACAATCCTGGTGACCCACCATGGCAATGAtggggaagaagaggaagagcaggCCGAGACATCTTTTTATCCCATAGAGCCAGAGATGGTCAAAATAGATGAATATGAGGAACTCAGAGAAAACAACAGTGATGTAAAGTGGGAGGATGGAAAGGAAAATATCTCCACAGAAACTGTTGCTCCTGATCATGTACAGgacactgcaaacacaaaccccccacaaaacaaagcagaagaATCCTCTGTTTCTGCTTGTGACGAAGCAAAAACAGACGGGGCATGTGAAAAGTCAGAGGTCCAAGAAAACAAAGGTGCATGTGAAGAGTTGAGAGACCTTCCTGTGACAAAGCCTCCTGTCCCTGAATCTCCAGCTCCCTTCGGCTGCCACAGCATCCGCACGCAGGTGAGCCTGGAGGTGGTGCAGTGTCAGTCTGCGGCTACTAGCCCCATGACCCCTCCTGAGGGGGACCACGCCTTCTACTTCCCCAGCTCTTTCGGGAGATGTGGAGCTGTGGGTGCAGAGACTAAAGACGCTGAGCTGCAGGTGGGTCAGCAGGTGGAGTTTCGCTCTGTCGCTACAGCACCTATGACCCCAAGaacacccaccaccaccagttTTCCTGAGATCAAGAAGGAAGCCAGCATAGAGGAGAAGatagtggaggaggaagaggataaAAAGGAACAGGTggtggaggaaaaagaggaagtagttcaagaggaggagaaagtaaTCGAAGAGAACAAAGTGGAAGCAGCTGAAGAGGAGGCAATAAATTGTAAGGAGAAAGTTGAGGAGCCGGTGCAAGAGGTGAGCTGGGATGAAAAGGGGATGACGTGGGAGGTGTATGGGGCGGTGGTGGAAGTGACTGTGCTGGGCTCAGCCATCCAGAAACACCTGGAGAAACAGGTGAAGAAGAAGCAGCCCTCCATGCCTCCCCCTCCTCCGCTCAACCCCTCGGCCATGCCCCTCTCTTCAGAGTCCACCCAAGGGGGTTCGGTTAAGGGCCGGACGGGGAAGAGGGGAGAGCGGGATGGGGAGGTGAGCCGCCGCAGAAGAAACCCCTTCCGTCTGCTGATGGAGAACATGCAGCAGCCGCATTGTTGCTCCAAAGCTCATACCGCTGAGTGA